The Candidatus Binatia bacterium sequence TGTAGGCAAACCGGCGTCCGGGGTTGCTCGAGTACTGCAGGATGTTGATTCGAACCTGAGGCGCGCTGCTCGGGGGCCGTCGGAGGCCCTCGTCCGTCGGCCCGCTCGCTGACAGAACCAGCGGCTCTCCGGAGACCGGAGCAGGCGCCGGTGGCGGCGCTCGAACGATGGCCGGCGCAGGCGCCGGCGCGGGCCGAACGCCCGGAGCCGGCGGGATTTCACGCTGCGGGCGCGGGGCCGTCGGGTCGTACGTACCGGTGACCGCGTGCGCGCCCTGGGCCATGCGCTCTTCTTCACGCACGAGCCGCCGCTCTGCGGAGGCCGCCTTCCTCTCCATGCGCGCGATGTTGCGGGTCTGGCGGAACTCCGTCAGAAGCTCCTCGCGCTCCTCAGGCGTCCCAGCCGAACGGATGGCCTCTCGAAGCCCTTGCGACTCCTCCCGCTTGGCGAAGCGATTCTCGCGCCGGCCAGCACGGTCCTCACGCCGCGCCATGACGCGCTCCAGGACGCGGCGACGCTTCTCGCTCATCGGCTTGTGCTTCACGGCGGCCGGCGCGTTGTCGAGGGGGGGGGCCGCCTTGACCTCACGGGACACGCGCTCGGGGCGAGCAACGGGAACTCGCTCCTGCGGCGGCGGTCGCGTCGGCTCGACTCGCGCCGGCGGGGCCGGCTCCGGCTCCACGACGGCGGCGACTTCTAGCGGTTCGGCCACCGCTTCGGCCTCGACGGTCTCTTCCGTTCGCGTAGAGGACCCGCCACCGCTCAGTTCCAACCCGCCTGCGAACGCACCGACAAGAGCGATCAGGCCGAGAGCGATCCACAGAAACCGGGGCCCGCCCTTCCGAGGAGGCCGCGGGGGTCCGTCGCCGAAGCTCCCGGCGCCGTCGGGCGCATCACCGTCCTGTGCCTTCCGAAGAGCGTCGAGGACGGTGCTCAACGCACGGCTCCGCTGGCAATCACGTTCGCGGGAGCGCCCTTCGAGCGCTGAGAACCGAGGTGTGGCACGCGATCCGATGCCGCCATCCCGTACAGCGCGATCATCGTCATCGGCCCGACCTTGCCGTCCGCCTCGAGGTGAACCCCCCTCTGAAACTCCACCACCGCCTCCTCCGTCAACGCGTCGAACTGATCACCACCGGGACCCTCGTAAACCCCGGCCACCTGCAAGAGGTCGTGCAGGCGCCGTACCTTCGCGCCCGCGATGCCGCGGCTCAGCAAGCTTCCCAGCTTTTCGACGTCGTACCACAGCACATGGCCCTGGCCGAACCAGACCTCCGACAGAACGCTGTGGGAGACCTCGATCCGCTCCTGCCCCAAGCGAACGTAAGCCATGCGGTCATCGACGCGATCAACCATCCCGAAATGCACGCCCGACCCATCCCCGAGATCCAATTCCAGGATGACCGGAAGGTCGAGGACCCGCAGCACGTTCAGGTTACCGGTGAACTCGAGGTAATCGAGCCCACGCCGCCGGGCGATCGCTGGAAGATCGAGCCTATGACTCGCCGCCTCCGCCGCCGAAAGACGGTCGCCGTTCCAGACCCCGACCAGAGATTCCACCGCTTCGTACGCGCTCTCACTTGCGGTGGTCTGCCGAAGAGCATCGCTTAGCGCTGCGCGCTCGATCCAGCGCGAATCGGGCACCGGAGCCGGCACCTCGGGTTCCGCGGCCACGACCGACATCGGCCCTCCGGGCGGCACGTAGCCGTGCGACACGGGGACAGCAGCCACGGGCGGGTCGACTTGCCCTGCGGGCCATGGTTCGAAGCTCGGCGTGAGCGGGTGCGGGGCGACTCGCGGCTCGGACGCAGCGGCGGGCAGCGGCGCGGCTGGGACACGGTCGATCGCATCGAGCATCTGCGCGACGTCCCGACTGTCGCTGCTCGCGGCGCGGCCAGGCTCTTGCGTGAACGAGATCGAGCGGGCCCCGAACTCGTTGAACCCCCAGACCCCGGCGCCTCCGAGAAACGCGGCAAGGACGAGTCCGGCCGCCATCGCAGCCCACTGCGGAATCCGACGCGTAGGCTCCGAACGACGGCGCCGCGGGCTTTCGATCTCTTCAATCGCACGCTTTACGATCGAGCTCGTGATCGACGTGGAGTCGCGCGCGTACGCGACGAGCAGCGCGCGGTGGCAGACGACATTGATCCGCCGCGGGATCCCCTGACTGTACGCGAAGACACGTTTCTGAGCGCCCGACGAGAGAATGCGGCGAGGGCGTCCACCCGACGCCGTAGCCAGGCGGTGCCCGATGTATTGCCCGGTCTCCTCACGGTCGAGCGGCCCGAGGTGCCAGCGCACGGTAATGCGCTGCTCGAGCTGAACGAGGTCCGGTCGCGCCAGGATGTCGCGAAGCTCGGGCTGTCCGACCAGAACGATCTGTAGAAGCTTCGCGCTCTCGGTCTCGAAGTTCGACAGCATGCGGAGCTGTTCGAGGATCGCACCGCCGAGCGCCTGGGCTTCGTCGATGACGAGCACCACCTGATTGCCGGCCTGCTTCTGGTCGAGAAGGAACGTGTTCAGGGCGACGAGCAGATCGCGCTGCGTGCCCTCCTCGCGCAACCCCAGCTCGTGGTTGATCTCCTGGAGAAGCTCGACGCCACTCAGGACCGGATTCAGGATGTAGGCGTACCGCGCGTTTTCCGGCGGGTCCGACAAGAACGAGCGCAGGATGGTCGTCTTGCCTGCCCCGATCTCCCCGGTGATCGCCACGAAACCGGCGCCTTCCTCCAGCCCGTACACGAGGTGCCCGAGGGCCTCCTTGTGCTTGGCTGACAGGAAGAGATAGCGGGGGTCCGGGGTGAGCCGGAACGGTGCCTCCTCGAATCCGAAGAATCTCTCGTACATGAGCTTTGCTGGTGGACGACAGTCGCCCACCCGGGATTCAATTAAGAGGAGCGGCGGGGAAGCTGTCAAACAGACCGCCTTGTCTGCAGCGAGGCCTGCTGGCACAAGGGGCCGGAGCCCATGGCCAACGAGTGGTGGCAGCAGCTACCGGCCGACGAGCGCCGGGAGTATCAGC is a genomic window containing:
- a CDS encoding AAA family ATPase, which codes for MYERFFGFEEAPFRLTPDPRYLFLSAKHKEALGHLVYGLEEGAGFVAITGEIGAGKTTILRSFLSDPPENARYAYILNPVLSGVELLQEINHELGLREEGTQRDLLVALNTFLLDQKQAGNQVVLVIDEAQALGGAILEQLRMLSNFETESAKLLQIVLVGQPELRDILARPDLVQLEQRITVRWHLGPLDREETGQYIGHRLATASGGRPRRILSSGAQKRVFAYSQGIPRRINVVCHRALLVAYARDSTSITSSIVKRAIEEIESPRRRRSEPTRRIPQWAAMAAGLVLAAFLGGAGVWGFNEFGARSISFTQEPGRAASSDSRDVAQMLDAIDRVPAAPLPAAASEPRVAPHPLTPSFEPWPAGQVDPPVAAVPVSHGYVPPGGPMSVVAAEPEVPAPVPDSRWIERAALSDALRQTTASESAYEAVESLVGVWNGDRLSAAEAASHRLDLPAIARRRGLDYLEFTGNLNVLRVLDLPVILELDLGDGSGVHFGMVDRVDDRMAYVRLGQERIEVSHSVLSEVWFGQGHVLWYDVEKLGSLLSRGIAGAKVRRLHDLLQVAGVYEGPGGDQFDALTEEAVVEFQRGVHLEADGKVGPMTMIALYGMAASDRVPHLGSQRSKGAPANVIASGAVR